The following are from one region of the Hymenobacter sp. YIM 151858-1 genome:
- the prmA gene encoding 50S ribosomal protein L11 methyltransferase produces the protein MDFIELRVTAPADLTDILVAELGEVGFDTFEDNDEGFCAYTTEDGFNQEAVSEVLAKYAAWPSGHPTADSRVITRQNWNTEWEKNFEPLVIGEQVSVRAPFHPERPDLPYDIVIMPRMSFGTGHHNTTALMIENQLTVDHQGKRVLDMGCGTGILAIMAVHLGANYVLAVDVEPWTAENAADNAQENHVQDKVEASLGDISALEGEEPFDIILANINRNVLLEDMGAYYRYLRPGGPILFSGFYEEDMHLIREAAEKEGFRYQSMRTRNDWVSAIFTKPE, from the coding sequence ATGGATTTTATTGAACTGCGCGTAACGGCCCCGGCCGACCTCACCGATATCCTCGTTGCCGAGCTGGGCGAAGTAGGCTTCGACACCTTCGAAGACAACGACGAAGGCTTTTGCGCCTACACCACCGAAGATGGCTTCAACCAGGAAGCCGTGTCGGAGGTGCTGGCCAAGTACGCCGCCTGGCCCAGCGGCCACCCCACCGCCGACAGCCGCGTGATTACGCGCCAGAACTGGAACACCGAGTGGGAAAAGAACTTTGAGCCGCTGGTAATTGGCGAGCAGGTATCGGTGCGGGCGCCCTTCCACCCGGAGCGGCCCGATTTGCCCTACGACATCGTGATTATGCCGCGCATGTCGTTTGGTACCGGCCACCACAACACCACGGCCCTGATGATTGAAAACCAGCTGACCGTGGACCACCAGGGCAAGCGCGTGCTCGATATGGGCTGCGGCACCGGCATCCTGGCCATTATGGCGGTGCACCTGGGCGCCAACTACGTGCTGGCCGTGGACGTGGAGCCCTGGACGGCTGAAAACGCCGCCGACAACGCCCAGGAGAACCACGTGCAGGACAAAGTCGAGGCTAGCCTAGGTGATATTTCGGCGCTGGAAGGCGAGGAGCCGTTCGACATCATCCTGGCCAACATCAACCGCAACGTGCTGCTCGAGGATATGGGCGCTTACTACCGCTACCTGCGGCCCGGCGGCCCCATTTTGTTTTCGGGCTTCTACGAAGAAGATATGCACCTCATCCGCGAGGCCGCCGAAAAGGAAGGCTTCCGCTACCAGTCGATGCGCACCCGCAACGACTGGGTTTCGGCCATCTTCACGAAGCCCGAGTAA
- a CDS encoding SBBP repeat-containing protein: protein MKQVRLLLLAFLYLLVALPALAQVEWEWAKTQPFKVNAVATDAVGRVYVTGSFSGSITLGEQQLTAQSTGTDLLVARFSPEGKVDWANSLGAAPFINGASSAASGTDISVNLQTGEAYVVGSYSGNLIGVPGAEPGDPGITRVVVLKLADSGRIQWVVRAGSFSPATLGNAIATDLLGNAYVTGSTNGGFNLSNGSTFGTGSRSLFVLSLNPAGQTRWIVGAQSTLGARGDDLATNAQGNVYLVGRHFGPARFGGFDLPSEFSTFLARLNPATGVPLWVRTGRVGERSSLAADAQGNLYIGGYANGNINFGGANLTLGAEPEGYVIEVSQNGNTSWLRSVGPVAPLLPVEVAAPPAPSGAVRVVVGLTRPSNAATVLALRSNGTIIWQEQASGGQSNIRDVAVAPGLRIYLGGTLAGQVQFGDNALSSNRATDYLAALAPRANPLRFNWGELSVFPNPAAVQLSVEVPPLPAVHIQLLNLNGRVVREVRLPASRQSQTATFDVRELPGGLYSLRLTAGGETYSRLVQIR from the coding sequence ATGAAACAAGTACGACTTTTATTACTCGCCTTTTTGTATCTGCTGGTAGCCTTACCGGCGCTGGCTCAAGTAGAATGGGAGTGGGCCAAAACCCAGCCCTTTAAAGTAAATGCCGTAGCCACCGATGCCGTGGGCCGCGTGTACGTTACCGGCAGCTTCAGCGGCAGCATCACGCTGGGCGAGCAGCAGCTCACGGCCCAAAGCACCGGCACCGATTTGCTGGTGGCCCGCTTCAGCCCCGAGGGCAAGGTGGACTGGGCCAACTCCCTAGGTGCTGCGCCTTTTATTAACGGCGCCAGCAGCGCGGCCAGCGGTACCGACATCAGCGTGAACCTACAAACGGGCGAAGCCTACGTGGTGGGCAGCTACAGTGGCAACCTGATTGGGGTACCAGGCGCCGAGCCCGGCGACCCGGGCATCACCCGCGTGGTGGTGCTCAAACTTGCCGACAGCGGCCGCATTCAGTGGGTAGTGCGGGCGGGCAGCTTTAGCCCGGCCACCTTAGGCAACGCCATTGCCACCGATTTGCTGGGCAACGCCTACGTAACGGGCAGCACCAACGGCGGCTTCAACCTGAGCAACGGCAGCACCTTCGGCACCGGTAGCCGCAGCCTGTTTGTGTTGTCGCTGAACCCGGCTGGCCAAACCCGCTGGATCGTGGGCGCGCAAAGTACCCTAGGTGCCCGGGGCGATGATTTGGCCACCAACGCGCAAGGCAACGTGTACTTGGTGGGCCGACACTTTGGCCCGGCCAGATTCGGAGGATTTGATCTGCCGAGCGAGTTCAGTACTTTTCTGGCCAGGCTTAACCCGGCCACCGGCGTGCCCCTGTGGGTCCGGACGGGCAGGGTTGGCGAACGAAGCTCGCTGGCTGCTGATGCCCAGGGCAACCTTTACATCGGTGGCTACGCGAATGGCAACATCAACTTCGGCGGCGCTAACCTGACCTTGGGCGCGGAGCCTGAGGGTTACGTGATTGAAGTGAGCCAAAACGGCAACACTAGCTGGCTGCGCTCGGTGGGCCCTGTAGCCCCGCTCCTGCCGGTGGAGGTAGCCGCGCCGCCCGCGCCCAGCGGTGCCGTGCGGGTGGTAGTAGGGCTTACGCGGCCCTCCAACGCGGCCACGGTGCTGGCCCTGCGCTCCAATGGTACCATCATTTGGCAGGAGCAAGCCAGCGGCGGCCAGAGCAACATCCGCGACGTGGCCGTGGCCCCCGGGCTGCGCATTTACCTGGGCGGCACGCTCGCGGGGCAGGTGCAGTTCGGCGACAACGCGCTCAGCAGCAACCGCGCCACCGATTACCTGGCTGCCCTGGCGCCGCGGGCCAACCCCTTGCGCTTCAACTGGGGCGAGCTGAGCGTGTTCCCGAACCCGGCTGCGGTGCAGCTCTCGGTGGAAGTGCCGCCCCTGCCGGCCGTGCACATCCAGCTGCTCAACCTCAATGGCCGCGTGGTGCGCGAGGTGCGCCTGCCTGCCAGCCGCCAGTCTCAAACCGCCACGTTTGATGTGCGCGAGCTGCCCGGCGGCTTGTACTCGCTGCGCCTCACCGCGGGCGGCGAAACCTACAGCCGCCTGGTGCAAATTCGCTGA